The following coding sequences lie in one Spirosoma sp. KUDC1026 genomic window:
- the lepA gene encoding translation elongation factor 4, whose translation MKHIRNFCIIAHIDHGKSTLADRLLEFTKTVGARDMQAQLLDDMDLERERGITIKSHAIQMQYVHKGETYTLNLIDTPGHVDFSYEVSRSIAACEGALLLVDAAQGTEAQTISNLYLALNNDLVIIPVLNKIDLPGAMPEEVKDEMVDLLGCERDDIIPASGKEGIGVPEILAAIVERIPAPKGDPTGPLQALIFDSHFNSYRGIEVIFRNVNGRIRKGDRVKFMNTGKEYIADEVGTLGLSQVPKDVIECGDVGYLISGIKVAKEVKVGDTITTLDNPASAAIQGFSEVKPMVFAGIYPVETSEFEDLRDAMEKLQLNDAALVWEPETSAALGFGFRCGFLGMLHMEIVQERLEREFDMTVITTVPSVRFEVLTTKGQELQVSAPADMPEPNLIDIIEEPFIRAQIITKAEYVGGIMSLCMDKRSILKNQVYLTADRVELQFEMPLAEVVFDFFDKLKTISRGYASLDYEFIDNRESDMVKLDVMLNGDKVDALSAIVHRSKSYEWGKKLCEKLRELIPRQQFEIAIQAAIGQKIIARETLSALRKDVLAKCYGGDISRKRKLLDKQKKGKKRMRQVGNVEIPQEAFMAVLKIN comes from the coding sequence GTGAAGCATATCCGTAATTTTTGCATTATTGCCCACATTGACCACGGCAAAAGCACGCTGGCCGACCGGCTCCTTGAATTTACCAAGACGGTTGGTGCCCGCGACATGCAGGCTCAGTTGCTGGACGATATGGATCTGGAGCGCGAGCGCGGCATCACTATCAAGAGCCACGCCATTCAGATGCAGTACGTCCACAAGGGCGAAACCTATACGCTTAACCTGATCGATACCCCCGGCCACGTCGACTTCTCTTACGAGGTGTCGCGGTCCATTGCCGCCTGCGAAGGGGCGCTCCTGCTGGTCGATGCGGCTCAGGGAACTGAGGCTCAGACGATCTCGAACCTGTACCTGGCGCTGAATAACGACCTGGTTATCATTCCGGTACTAAACAAAATTGACCTGCCGGGCGCCATGCCCGAGGAGGTAAAAGACGAAATGGTCGATCTGCTTGGCTGCGAGCGGGACGACATTATTCCGGCCAGCGGTAAGGAAGGCATCGGTGTTCCTGAAATTCTGGCGGCTATCGTTGAGCGGATTCCGGCTCCCAAAGGTGATCCGACCGGGCCATTACAAGCGCTGATTTTCGACTCGCATTTCAATTCATACCGGGGTATTGAAGTTATTTTTCGGAACGTCAACGGACGTATCCGCAAAGGTGACCGGGTGAAATTCATGAACACCGGCAAGGAATACATTGCCGATGAAGTAGGTACGCTTGGCTTATCGCAGGTCCCCAAGGACGTAATTGAGTGCGGAGACGTAGGTTATCTGATTTCTGGGATCAAAGTAGCCAAAGAAGTAAAAGTAGGTGATACGATTACTACGCTTGATAACCCGGCCAGCGCTGCTATTCAGGGCTTTTCGGAGGTTAAACCAATGGTATTCGCCGGTATTTACCCCGTCGAGACCAGTGAGTTTGAAGACCTGCGCGACGCCATGGAAAAGCTCCAGCTGAACGATGCCGCTCTGGTTTGGGAACCCGAAACATCGGCGGCTCTGGGTTTCGGCTTCCGCTGCGGCTTCCTGGGCATGCTCCACATGGAGATCGTGCAGGAGCGACTGGAACGCGAATTCGACATGACCGTTATCACAACGGTACCATCGGTGCGCTTCGAGGTTCTGACCACCAAAGGGCAGGAACTGCAGGTTTCGGCTCCGGCTGACATGCCTGAACCGAACCTGATCGACATCATTGAAGAACCGTTCATTCGGGCGCAGATCATCACGAAAGCCGAGTACGTTGGCGGCATCATGAGCCTTTGCATGGATAAACGTAGCATTCTCAAAAATCAGGTGTACCTGACCGCCGACCGTGTTGAACTCCAGTTCGAGATGCCCCTGGCTGAAGTTGTCTTCGACTTTTTCGACAAGCTCAAAACCATTTCGCGCGGTTACGCGTCGCTTGATTACGAGTTCATCGACAACCGGGAATCTGACATGGTGAAGCTCGATGTAATGCTCAATGGGGATAAAGTCGATGCCTTGTCGGCCATTGTTCACCGGTCGAAATCATACGAATGGGGCAAGAAACTGTGTGAAAAACTTCGGGAGTTAATTCCCCGTCAGCAATTTGAAATAGCCATTCAGGCCGCCATTGGTCAGAAAATTATTGCCCGCGAAACCCTGAGCGCCCTGCGTAAAGACGTATTGGCCAAGTGTTACGGCGGTGATATTTCGCGGAAACGCAAACTGCTGGATAAGCAGAAAAAAGGTAAGAAACGGATGCGTCAGGTTGGTAACGTCGAAATTCCGCAGGAAGCCTTTATGGCCGTGTTGAAGATAAACTAA
- a CDS encoding Lrp/AsnC ligand binding domain-containing protein encodes MADKNLEIDNTDLKILSLLMQDANMPYTEIGKRIFVSGGTVHVRMNKLKQMGIVRGSQLVIDHTKLGWDISAFLGIYLDKSSLYAEVAKQLEKIPEVVNIHYTTGIYSIFARIVCRDTQHLREVLHDKIQKVSGIQRTETFISLEESVNRPIPFSEEKE; translated from the coding sequence ATGGCCGACAAAAATTTAGAAATTGATAATACTGATCTTAAAATACTGAGTTTGTTAATGCAGGATGCCAATATGCCCTATACCGAAATCGGGAAGCGCATCTTCGTATCGGGCGGCACGGTCCACGTCCGGATGAACAAACTCAAGCAGATGGGTATCGTTCGCGGCTCTCAACTGGTTATCGATCATACCAAACTGGGCTGGGACATCAGCGCTTTCCTTGGCATCTACCTGGACAAAAGTTCGCTTTACGCCGAAGTAGCCAAGCAACTGGAGAAGATTCCGGAGGTGGTCAATATTCATTACACAACGGGGATCTACAGTATTTTCGCCCGGATCGTCTGTCGGGATACCCAGCACCTGCGCGAAGTATTGCATGACAAGATTCAGAAAGTAAGCGGAATTCAACGTACTGAAACGTTCATTTCGCTCGAAGAGAGTGTAAACCGCCCAATCCCGTTTAGCGAAGAAAAAGAGTGA
- the hslV gene encoding ATP-dependent protease subunit HslV — protein MQPTIHATTVVGIRHNGQVSLGADGQATMGNTVAKSNVRKVRSLMDGKVLAGFAGSTADAFTLIERFEEKLNAYGGNLKRAAIELAKDWRTDRYLRKLEAMLIVASKDDLLLVSGTGDVIEPDSDVAAIGSGGMYAQSAALALKKHATNLTAEEMVRESLHIAADVCIYTNHNLVVQSL, from the coding sequence ATGCAACCCACAATTCACGCAACAACCGTAGTAGGCATCCGGCATAATGGTCAGGTGTCGCTCGGAGCCGACGGACAGGCTACCATGGGCAATACGGTCGCTAAAAGTAATGTTCGAAAAGTACGCTCCCTGATGGACGGCAAAGTTCTGGCCGGTTTTGCCGGTTCTACTGCCGATGCGTTCACGCTTATCGAGCGATTTGAAGAAAAACTGAATGCCTACGGCGGCAACCTCAAACGGGCCGCCATCGAGCTGGCAAAAGACTGGCGTACGGATCGTTACCTGCGTAAGCTGGAGGCCATGCTCATCGTTGCGTCGAAAGACGATCTGCTTCTGGTGTCCGGAACGGGCGATGTGATCGAGCCGGATAGTGACGTAGCGGCTATCGGCTCGGGCGGGATGTACGCCCAGTCGGCAGCCCTGGCGCTGAAAAAACACGCTACGAACCTTACGGCAGAGGAAATGGTACGTGAGAGTCTGCACATTGCTGCTGATGTCTGTATTTATACCAACCATAATCTGGTTGTCCAGTCGCTGTAA
- a CDS encoding sensor histidine kinase — MAKRTPSLLRSTNRRIALGFLIASVLIALGFFMSLLTYNRYNEESKRVQRTQELIGQLQDVLSSLKDTETGVRGYVGSGDRAFLEPYNAALPLIPGQLARLHYLVEESSRQSGRIDTLSKLIDIKLANLARLVSETETMSPTLRAIYLRTDKRYMDRIRVWSARAIASEKVLLDSHMQQTDYYFRNAIAVIFLLSLLTFLSLAMSYRLLTNELERRQQNEDQLRAYELQLRDQLRQLESSNEELERFAFVASHDLQEPLRKIQSFANLITDRYTNLFDADSMMFMGKITKSAERMSKLIKDLLNFSRISSHQEEFRSVNLSQIIQRILDDQELRIKGLNVQLEVGKLPTIPAVASQMDHLFTNLISNALKFQRADVTPILRIQACEVQPGTYPELIANRRYVCIGVEDNGIGFEEKYLEHIFKLFQRLHGKTSFEGTGIGLAICKRIVLYHHGYITAHSQPNEGTTFMVILPESQLPDDYDRSTSTETYSHTISG, encoded by the coding sequence ATGGCAAAACGAACCCCATCACTCCTGCGATCAACGAACCGGCGTATTGCGCTCGGGTTTTTGATTGCCAGTGTGCTGATTGCGCTGGGTTTTTTTATGTCGCTGCTGACCTACAACCGGTATAACGAGGAAAGCAAGCGCGTACAGCGAACCCAGGAACTGATCGGGCAGCTTCAGGACGTATTGTCGTCGCTGAAAGATACCGAAACCGGCGTGCGGGGCTACGTCGGCTCGGGTGACCGAGCCTTTCTGGAACCTTATAACGCAGCCCTGCCGCTTATTCCCGGTCAACTGGCCCGGCTGCATTACCTGGTCGAGGAGAGTAGCCGGCAGTCGGGACGGATTGATACGCTGAGCAAACTGATTGATATCAAACTGGCCAATCTGGCGCGGCTAGTCAGCGAAACCGAGACTATGTCGCCGACCCTGCGGGCGATCTACCTGCGAACCGACAAGCGCTATATGGACCGAATCCGGGTCTGGTCGGCCAGAGCCATCGCGTCCGAGAAAGTACTGCTCGATTCGCACATGCAGCAGACCGATTACTACTTCCGGAATGCCATTGCCGTTATTTTCCTGCTCTCGCTGCTGACGTTTCTGTCGCTGGCGATGTCCTATCGGTTGCTGACCAACGAACTGGAACGGCGGCAACAGAACGAGGATCAGCTCCGGGCCTATGAACTGCAGCTGCGCGATCAGCTGCGGCAGCTTGAATCATCGAACGAAGAATTGGAACGGTTTGCGTTTGTGGCATCGCACGACCTGCAGGAGCCTTTACGAAAAATTCAGTCGTTTGCGAACCTCATTACGGATCGGTACACGAACCTGTTCGACGCCGACAGTATGATGTTCATGGGCAAGATTACCAAATCGGCCGAGCGCATGTCGAAGCTGATCAAGGATCTGCTGAACTTCTCCCGGATTTCCAGCCATCAGGAGGAGTTTCGTTCGGTTAATCTGAGCCAGATTATTCAGCGCATTCTCGACGATCAGGAACTGCGTATCAAAGGGCTCAACGTACAGCTGGAAGTAGGAAAACTGCCTACTATTCCGGCCGTAGCCAGTCAGATGGACCATCTGTTTACAAATCTGATCTCAAACGCCCTGAAGTTTCAACGGGCCGATGTTACGCCTATTCTACGTATTCAGGCGTGTGAGGTTCAGCCGGGAACGTATCCTGAACTGATCGCTAACCGACGGTACGTGTGTATCGGCGTTGAGGATAACGGGATTGGTTTTGAGGAAAAATACCTCGAACACATCTTCAAATTATTTCAGCGGCTGCATGGTAAGACCTCCTTCGAAGGAACGGGGATCGGTCTGGCCATCTGCAAACGCATTGTGCTGTATCACCACGGATATATTACTGCCCACAGTCAACCAAACGAGGGAACTACCTTTATGGTAATACTCCCGGAAAGTCAATTACCAGATGATTATGACCGATCAACCTCAACAGAAACCTATTCACATACTATTAGTGGATGA
- a CDS encoding response regulator — MTDQPQQKPIHILLVDDDEDDRYLTKEAFHQHYPKSRISFVEDGEDLLDFLNYRGRYSGAGHTLPELILLDLNMPRKDGREALREIKTSDQLRHIPIVVLTTSDAREDIETSYHNGANSFITKPPTFQRLSEVTKAIGQYWFNVVTVCEHEGEE, encoded by the coding sequence ATGACCGATCAACCTCAACAGAAACCTATTCACATACTATTAGTGGATGATGATGAGGACGACCGCTATCTGACCAAGGAAGCGTTCCACCAGCATTATCCGAAAAGCCGCATTTCGTTTGTCGAAGACGGAGAAGACCTCCTGGATTTTCTGAATTACCGGGGCCGGTACAGTGGAGCCGGGCACACGCTGCCCGAACTGATTCTGCTGGACCTGAATATGCCCCGTAAAGATGGTCGCGAAGCCCTGCGGGAAATCAAAACCAGCGATCAGCTGCGGCATATTCCCATCGTAGTCCTGACAACGTCCGACGCCAGAGAGGACATCGAAACATCGTACCACAACGGCGCGAACAGCTTCATTACTAAACCGCCGACGTTTCAGCGGCTGAGCGAAGTAACCAAAGCCATCGGACAATACTGGTTCAACGTAGTGACTGTCTGCGAGCACGAAGGCGAAGAATAA
- the dacB gene encoding D-alanyl-D-alanine carboxypeptidase/D-alanyl-D-alanine-endopeptidase: protein MPRFCSLFFTFLLVYSLRLQATPSLSVTYSFADSLATQRLLQQLEAFQTGPAARFGTVALSVRRVRDGVELIGYHNQQSLSSASTLKLITTGTALAVLGPTYTYTTTLEYDGVIKDSVLTGNLYIRGTGDPSLGSWRFPNYYDLPALLASWTDAVRAKGIRQIRGAVVGDAGLYTDLTTPDSWPFSDLGNYYGASLSALNINENLYRVFFKPGRAVGQAATYSRTDPLLPYLTFQNSVTTDAAKTGDQVNIYGAPFQNQRWLTGKVPLGPEFSVKGSLPDPAYFAAYALQQTLTSQNVTISNTPVSVGGGNGVSIETRGKRTILSQHKSPTLLELAQQTNFQSINLYAEALLRTTALALDKSARSTKASINALIAYWIKKGVNLNGFRIRDGSGLSTTGALTTDNMTGILSALGREKTFPQFYETIPVVGQTGTVRTLARGTAAAGKIRAKSGSIEGVRAYAGYFTAADGEPMCFCVFVNKFTPGYNRTVTSELEKLFVALAGLSGR from the coding sequence ATGCCCCGTTTCTGTAGTCTGTTTTTTACGTTTCTGCTTGTCTATTCGCTCCGGCTGCAGGCCACCCCTTCCCTATCCGTTACGTATTCATTTGCCGACTCGCTGGCAACCCAGCGGCTCCTGCAACAGCTGGAGGCTTTTCAAACCGGCCCGGCGGCCCGTTTTGGTACCGTAGCGCTGTCGGTTCGGCGGGTGCGGGATGGGGTAGAACTGATTGGCTATCACAACCAGCAGAGCCTTTCGTCGGCCTCTACGCTTAAATTGATCACAACGGGAACGGCACTGGCCGTACTGGGCCCTACTTACACCTACACCACAACGCTGGAATACGACGGTGTTATCAAAGACAGCGTCCTAACCGGCAACCTGTACATCCGAGGTACAGGTGACCCCTCGCTCGGCAGTTGGCGGTTTCCCAACTATTACGACCTGCCCGCTCTGCTGGCTAGCTGGACCGATGCTGTCAGGGCCAAAGGAATTCGTCAGATTCGGGGTGCCGTTGTTGGCGATGCGGGACTTTACACTGACCTTACTACACCCGATTCATGGCCATTCAGCGACCTGGGCAACTACTACGGAGCCAGCCTGAGCGCGCTGAACATCAACGAAAATCTGTACCGCGTTTTTTTCAAACCCGGTCGGGCGGTGGGTCAGGCGGCAACCTACTCCCGCACAGATCCACTGTTGCCATACCTGACCTTTCAGAACTCGGTAACGACGGATGCAGCCAAAACCGGTGATCAGGTCAACATCTACGGTGCACCGTTTCAGAATCAGCGCTGGCTGACGGGTAAAGTACCGCTGGGGCCGGAGTTTAGCGTCAAGGGCTCCCTACCCGATCCGGCTTACTTTGCGGCTTACGCGCTGCAGCAAACCCTTACCAGCCAGAACGTAACGATCAGTAACACGCCTGTTTCGGTAGGGGGCGGTAATGGTGTATCGATCGAAACCAGGGGTAAACGAACGATACTCTCTCAGCACAAGTCTCCTACCCTGCTGGAACTGGCGCAGCAAACCAATTTTCAGAGTATCAACCTCTACGCTGAGGCCTTACTACGCACAACAGCGCTGGCTCTCGACAAAAGTGCCCGTTCAACAAAGGCCAGCATCAACGCGCTGATTGCGTACTGGATCAAAAAAGGAGTTAATCTGAATGGGTTCCGGATCCGAGATGGGAGTGGCCTGTCGACAACGGGCGCGCTGACAACCGATAATATGACGGGGATTCTGAGCGCACTGGGCCGGGAGAAAACGTTTCCGCAGTTTTACGAAACGATTCCGGTTGTGGGGCAGACCGGTACGGTACGTACGCTGGCGCGGGGGACCGCTGCCGCGGGGAAAATTCGGGCCAAGAGTGGCTCGATTGAAGGCGTCCGGGCCTACGCGGGCTACTTCACCGCGGCCGACGGAGAGCCTATGTGCTTCTGCGTATTCGTGAACAAGTTTACGCCCGGCTACAACCGTACGGTTACGTCCGAGCTGGAAAAACTATTCGTTGCACTGGCCGGTTTGTCGGGCCGGTAG
- a CDS encoding esterase-like activity of phytase family protein, with product MKSSFTSFFPALSCTVLAGLLVAACDDHRIPAINFPAFAEASNPNVLATSPNGTVIYNGGFGSALATDPSDANVFYLLTDRGPNSAGVAANSIIFGKADFTPQIGKFRLVGNQLVLEQTILLKDAMGRLLTGLPNPSGQGSTGETALDLNGQPIAPDPNGLDSEGLVRASDGSFWISDEYGPHIVHVDAAGRTLERINPFGTGTGGRTLPKVLARRRPNRGMEGLTITPDGKTLVGLMQSPMYNPSSAAVSGSTILRVVTFDIATGATKQYVYLMENASLTGCSEIAAISATSFLALERDGDYGGNPAKPATFKRIYKFDLAGATDISDPANSDAGKLYNGLTVEQLKDKAGLQNAGVVPVTKTLAFDLLTQISPIYPHDKAEGMALISNGRLAISNDDDFGVVDNGQNGFTAKILPATGMVDKNRIYFVTLPANK from the coding sequence ATGAAGTCCTCTTTTACTTCCTTTTTCCCAGCACTCAGCTGCACGGTCCTGGCTGGCCTTCTTGTGGCTGCCTGCGACGATCACCGGATTCCGGCAATTAATTTTCCGGCTTTTGCCGAAGCTTCAAACCCAAATGTGCTGGCTACCTCGCCCAATGGCACGGTTATCTACAATGGGGGATTTGGTTCGGCCCTGGCGACGGATCCATCGGATGCGAACGTGTTTTACCTGTTGACGGACCGGGGGCCTAACTCAGCGGGTGTGGCCGCTAACTCCATTATTTTCGGGAAAGCCGATTTTACGCCCCAGATTGGCAAGTTTCGGCTCGTTGGCAATCAACTGGTGCTGGAGCAGACTATCCTGCTAAAAGATGCGATGGGTCGGCTGCTCACGGGCCTGCCTAATCCATCGGGACAGGGCAGCACCGGCGAAACGGCGCTTGACCTGAACGGACAGCCCATCGCCCCCGACCCGAACGGTCTTGATTCCGAAGGGCTCGTTCGGGCGTCGGATGGCAGCTTCTGGATCAGCGACGAATATGGTCCGCACATTGTCCATGTTGACGCAGCGGGCAGAACGCTGGAACGTATCAATCCATTTGGCACGGGCACAGGCGGTCGCACGTTACCCAAAGTACTGGCCCGCCGGCGGCCAAACCGGGGTATGGAAGGTCTGACTATCACACCCGATGGCAAAACGCTGGTGGGGCTGATGCAGTCGCCGATGTATAACCCATCGTCGGCAGCCGTATCGGGGTCGACCATACTGCGCGTCGTTACGTTCGACATCGCGACCGGAGCGACCAAACAATACGTTTATCTGATGGAAAACGCCAGCCTGACGGGATGTAGCGAAATTGCAGCCATCAGCGCAACGAGCTTTCTGGCCCTGGAGCGGGATGGTGATTACGGCGGTAACCCGGCCAAACCCGCTACGTTCAAACGGATTTACAAATTCGACCTGGCCGGAGCCACCGATATTTCTGATCCAGCCAACTCGGATGCGGGTAAGCTCTACAATGGCTTAACGGTTGAACAGCTGAAAGACAAAGCAGGTCTGCAGAACGCTGGCGTAGTGCCCGTCACGAAAACGCTGGCCTTTGATCTGCTGACCCAGATTTCGCCCATTTACCCACACGACAAGGCTGAAGGTATGGCCCTGATCAGTAATGGTCGACTGGCGATCTCGAACGATGATGATTTCGGCGTGGTCGACAACGGTCAGAATGGCTTCACGGCCAAAATTTTACCCGCTACGGGCATGGTCGACAAAAATCGAATCTATTTCGTTACGCTGCCGGCCAACAAATAA
- a CDS encoding putative immunity protein, whose protein sequence is MILPKERDPRFITVRRGGTLTDADHQLLALWAAACAEHVLHLFEQVNADDERPRQAIDLTRAWVRGEIPMKQAHKAAFVANAAAKGMPEAARFAALAAGQAVAVAHVAAHELGAAAYAIRAVRESVGDGEKDTAGRQECQWQREQLPDEIRELVLDDQKQRNHLCWYAFDC, encoded by the coding sequence ATGATATTACCCAAAGAACGAGACCCACGATTTATTACGGTACGACGGGGTGGTACGCTAACCGATGCCGATCATCAGTTGCTCGCCTTGTGGGCGGCTGCCTGCGCCGAGCATGTACTGCACCTGTTTGAGCAGGTCAATGCGGACGATGAGCGACCACGACAGGCCATCGACCTGACACGGGCCTGGGTCAGGGGAGAGATTCCGATGAAACAGGCGCACAAAGCGGCTTTTGTGGCTAACGCTGCCGCGAAAGGAATGCCCGAGGCCGCCCGGTTTGCGGCCCTGGCAGCCGGACAGGCCGTAGCCGTGGCTCACGTTGCGGCCCATGAACTTGGCGCAGCAGCTTACGCCATCCGGGCTGTCCGGGAATCCGTTGGCGACGGCGAGAAGGATACAGCCGGACGACAGGAATGTCAATGGCAACGCGAGCAACTGCCGGATGAGATTCGGGAGCTTGTTCTTGACGACCAAAAACAGCGAAATCACTTGTGCTGGTATGCCTTCGATTGCTGA
- a CDS encoding MBL fold metallo-hydrolase RNA specificity domain-containing protein yields the protein MKLSFLGAARQVTGSMYLLELEDDYRILVDCGSDLQRSGPNDQPAPPTPQLGFFPFEASSINLVLLTHAHVDHSGNLPNLFREGYEGQILCTEPTFALTNVLLKDAASINQKRINELNASKKQRVKDRQIQMQKDLFLDRQVRETMENVVPIAFNRKFRVAEGVDVTFIPAGHLLGAAHIVINVIENGEKKSICFSGDIGRKNYPLLVDPAPVPAVDYLVCESTYGNRLHENRMSPEDALADIIQRTCIDIPGRLIIPSFSVGRTQALLYTLNRLYTERGFPPIKVFSDSPMGFESTKIYMQHVKMLNGEAKEFYKENETLFDFQNFEFLESSKASKAASNYGEPCIIISSSGMVQGGRVEYHVAENISNPYSTILIIGYCAEGTLGWRLLNGQSTLTIKGEERQVLANIEKIDVFSGHGDRNDLLDFVHMQSPETLKNIFLVHGEFESMEAFKVTLAEEGYPQVVIPKKGESFEL from the coding sequence ATGAAATTATCATTTCTGGGGGCGGCCCGGCAGGTAACCGGTAGCATGTACCTGCTGGAACTAGAAGACGATTACCGCATCCTGGTTGATTGCGGGTCGGATCTGCAGCGATCGGGCCCAAATGATCAACCCGCTCCACCAACACCTCAACTGGGATTTTTCCCGTTCGAGGCTTCGAGTATAAATTTAGTCCTGCTTACCCACGCTCACGTCGATCATTCGGGGAATCTGCCTAATCTTTTCCGGGAAGGCTACGAAGGGCAGATTCTGTGCACCGAACCAACCTTTGCCCTCACGAACGTATTGCTCAAAGATGCGGCTTCGATTAATCAGAAGCGCATCAACGAACTGAACGCCAGTAAGAAACAACGCGTAAAAGACCGGCAGATTCAGATGCAGAAAGACCTGTTTCTGGATCGGCAGGTGCGTGAGACGATGGAGAACGTCGTGCCCATTGCCTTCAACCGGAAGTTCCGGGTGGCCGAGGGGGTCGACGTAACGTTCATCCCGGCCGGTCACCTGCTGGGGGCGGCTCATATCGTGATCAACGTTATCGAAAACGGCGAGAAAAAAAGCATCTGTTTCTCGGGCGATATTGGCCGCAAGAACTACCCGCTGCTGGTCGATCCGGCACCCGTTCCCGCCGTCGATTACCTGGTCTGCGAAAGCACCTACGGCAACCGGCTGCACGAAAACCGGATGTCGCCGGAAGACGCACTGGCCGACATTATCCAGCGTACCTGCATCGATATTCCCGGTCGGCTGATTATTCCATCGTTCAGTGTGGGGCGGACGCAGGCGCTACTGTATACGCTGAACCGGCTCTATACCGAACGGGGTTTTCCGCCCATCAAAGTCTTTTCGGACAGCCCGATGGGGTTCGAGAGTACCAAAATTTACATGCAGCACGTAAAAATGCTGAACGGCGAAGCCAAAGAGTTTTACAAGGAAAACGAAACCTTGTTCGATTTTCAGAACTTTGAGTTTCTGGAGTCATCGAAGGCCAGTAAAGCCGCGTCGAACTACGGCGAACCGTGCATTATCATCTCCTCGTCGGGCATGGTGCAGGGCGGCCGGGTCGAATACCACGTTGCCGAAAACATCAGCAATCCTTATTCCACCATCCTGATCATTGGTTACTGCGCCGAAGGAACGCTGGGCTGGCGGCTGCTGAACGGCCAGTCGACGCTGACGATCAAAGGCGAAGAGCGGCAGGTGCTGGCAAACATTGAAAAGATTGACGTGTTCAGCGGCCATGGCGACCGGAACGATCTGCTGGATTTCGTGCATATGCAATCGCCCGAAACTCTGAAGAACATCTTCCTGGTACACGGCGAGTTTGAGAGTATGGAAGCATTTAAAGTAACCCTGGCCGAAGAAGGATACCCCCAGGTGGTCATCCCGAAAAAAGGCGAAAGTTTTGAATTATAA
- a CDS encoding acetyl-CoA carboxylase carboxyltransferase subunit alpha, which produces MRTYLDFEKPIADLEARLEETKRLAKTNNVDVSGAVTALESSIDKLRRDIYQNLTRWQRVQLSRHPDRPYTLDYISLMCDQFVELHGDRTVRDDPAMVGGFCEIGGQTVMLIGQQKGRNTKQRQHRNFGMPNPEGYRKALRLMKLAEKFNKPIVTLIDTPGAFPGLEAEERGQGEAIARNLKEMFMLTVPVICIVIGEGASGGALGIAIGDRVLMLENTWYSVISPENCSTILWRSWDFKEQAAEAMKLTAKDMTAFKLVDGIVDEPLGGAHNDHQAMSHILKETILNLLNELNAIDPQERINQRIDKFCSMGVVVE; this is translated from the coding sequence ATGAGAACATACCTTGACTTTGAAAAACCGATTGCTGACCTCGAAGCGCGGCTGGAAGAAACCAAGCGATTGGCCAAAACCAACAATGTAGACGTCAGTGGAGCGGTTACCGCGCTGGAGAGCAGCATCGACAAACTGCGTCGGGATATTTATCAAAATCTGACCCGCTGGCAGCGCGTTCAATTATCGCGTCACCCAGACCGGCCCTACACGCTCGATTATATTTCGCTGATGTGCGATCAGTTCGTTGAACTGCACGGCGACCGCACCGTGCGCGATGATCCGGCGATGGTCGGTGGTTTCTGCGAAATTGGGGGGCAGACCGTGATGCTGATCGGTCAGCAGAAAGGACGTAATACCAAGCAGCGGCAGCACCGGAATTTCGGGATGCCCAACCCCGAAGGCTACCGGAAAGCACTGCGGTTGATGAAGCTGGCCGAGAAATTCAACAAGCCCATTGTTACGCTGATCGACACGCCGGGTGCTTTTCCCGGACTGGAAGCCGAAGAGCGCGGTCAGGGCGAAGCCATTGCCCGTAACCTGAAAGAAATGTTCATGCTGACGGTACCGGTTATCTGTATCGTGATTGGCGAAGGTGCTTCGGGTGGGGCACTGGGCATTGCCATCGGCGACCGGGTGCTCATGCTGGAAAATACCTGGTACTCGGTTATCTCGCCCGAAAACTGTTCGACCATTCTCTGGCGGAGTTGGGACTTTAAGGAGCAGGCTGCCGAAGCCATGAAGCTGACCGCCAAGGATATGACGGCCTTCAAACTGGTTGACGGCATCGTGGACGAGCCACTGGGTGGAGCGCACAACGACCACCAGGCCATGTCGCATATTTTGAAAGAAACCATTCTGAACCTGCTGAACGAGCTGAACGCCATCGACCCGCAGGAACGTATCAACCAGCGCATCGACAAATTCTGCTCGATGGGCGTTGTGGTTGAATAA